The Dioscorea cayenensis subsp. rotundata cultivar TDr96_F1 chromosome 18, TDr96_F1_v2_PseudoChromosome.rev07_lg8_w22 25.fasta, whole genome shotgun sequence genome includes the window GAAGGAATGGGATAATGTTATCTCCAACATCatcaaaaacatcatcaacatcatcatcatcatcatcatcatcatcatcatcaacaacatcttcttgttgttcttcttgtttgacTACACCTCCATTAAAGAGCACTCAAGCTAGTGGAGGAgaagagatgatgaagaaagagTGCAGTTTAGATGAGTTTTGGAAGGAGATTGCTAGTACTTCAGAGGCTGTTAATGGACTTAGCTTTGAGGATTGCAAGGATGAGGTTTATGGTAATATATGTTGTTACCCTCCAATACCTTCTCCTGTCTGTGAGTACTATTCATTGTGGAAGATTGATGAAGAAGAGCTTAGGATGTTTCCTCCCATGGGTGGTCCTCCTTCTCACTTAACCAACATGaactagattatatatatatatatatatatatatctaatatttaTTAGAGACTATGCAtgcatcatgcatgcatgcatgaatctATATGTATCTTATAATTGAGTATCTTGTTACTTGTTCTAATCTTGTTCATAGTTGTGGTTTAATATGTGTGCTTGATGTGTCTATGCTACTCATgcaaagattaatatatatatatatatatgtgtgtgtgtgcgcgatCATCTCATCCTTTGAGACTGTTCATCAAATTATGAGTAATGGAACTCTTACATGTGTTGTGCTCTTGAGTGTCTTTTGCGCACTTAACACCAAGTGAAAGCTTCACTTTACTGTTAATTAACAAGCACCAATGATTCAAAAAGAAGAACTCAAAGCTCTCATCATTGCAAAGGAGAAGAACAAACATATATCAGCCAGCCACTCAATCAATTTctccttggtttttttttttttaagcataaGAAATGAATGAGTGGATGTAacttttcctctttgtttttgctttgttttagtgaaatgatgaagatggtTGTCTTATTGAAATTATAGGCAGGATTAGATTGGATGCATTGATTTGTTTAACTAGGAGTTGCAAGTCAAGCAAGttgatatacatataattaaatatatatatataaaattggagTTTAGTACTACTTTGATAGGGAGGCtaaaaagcaaaagaatgaTAAGGAAGTGGTCTGCTCCAAATTAAAGCTCTATCTCTTGGCCTTTACttttagaaatatttgttgTAGCTGGATTAACTTTCTCATTAtctcttaattaaaaaattaagttagtGCTTCATGCTCATCCACCACCATACATTCAAgcaaatggttttttttttgggccatattattatatattattgttatctTGATATGATCAAGTGAGACTAGCTAACTTATCATTTGTAGTATTAATGGAGATAGATACCATTAAACCAGACAGGATCTTTGTGGAAGAAGGGGGTGTGATGAAAGCACCATGAAGATGGTCTGGTCATTTGTAAGGCCAAAAGACAACCACTAAAGTTAGTGTTGGAGATGTCCTCACGGCTCATCCAGTGCACCAAGACCAATGGTTTCCATCTCCATCTCTTGATTAGACACTTGAGAATCTTGCTCTTCAAACACAATTttttcaaatacatatatatatatatatatagaattttcaAGATTTTTGTGTATGAATTTTGTATGGTTGAAATTCCCCTTGATTTTATGAAATTTCACTTTTCatgaatttctaaaaaaaataaatcatatatatatatatataaactgttataatttttttataaaataaaaagataaataaaaggataataatataattaaaaagaaatgagaaaagagAGGAACAAAAGTCCaccaacaataaaaagaaaaatataagaaaatattaccCAGACTTGCACTGTAGGCGAATTCGACTAGGTCAAAAATAGGTGAATTTATAAAATTgagatttcttttgattgttaaAATAAAACTGACTTTTTTAATTTGGTGGTTACAATTTCTACACATCAACTATattagaattattaaaaaaatatataaccaaaatcatcatttaaaaaataaagatacaatttaatgaatatattattttttgaagaaaaaaaaataccatttaTTGCATGTacatcctaaaaaaaaaattcacacagatttggaaaaaagaaaaatcatttttttcttattctttccatctatttttcactggtatttcttattttatattttatcctaagattaaaattttattctacAACTCAAGTGTATACATGTATTCTGGTAATGGGATATACTGGAACATATATACacctaaaagaaaattattctTAAAGGTTCTGATTTGAAAACTAAAGATGGGATtccaaaatctttaaaaaaaaatttacaagaaatatatatatatatatatgatacttTTAAAGTAACGCGTGGGAGTATTAGATAAGCTACTTCAAAGcactaataaaaaaagaaacaacatttTAGTGCTAGTGGCACCACACAAAATcaatatcaatatcaatatagaGCAACACTCCATGACCATCCATTTGTTAAGCGGCAATTAATGAATTGACTGCCAAGAACTAAAACTTATCACAAAAAATGCACAGCATAATTAAAAGAGAGAAGCGAAGCACAATGAAATGTGAAAGATGATGAGCATGCGTGTCTTATCATGTTATCACTGTGCATTTATACTTATGAATGGAGACAAAATAGTATAAATTAAGAATCACACTTAGTTGAGGATCCTTAGCTCCTCCAAGCTTGGCAGGCCACATATATGTTCAATGGAATCCACTTAAATCAATTCCTTTCAactttctaattaattaattttcaatttatatagCATGCagaataataaatttaagaatGCATAGGATGATGTCATCCAGGAAGTTAAGGATTTTATGCTCATTATAATATCTATgtaatttggaaaatatataatttgagtttttttaaaatgaataagacataaatttattaaaaaaataataataaaaaaaacggCAAATAGAACATAgagtaatttttattaaaaatgagaatATACATCAAAAACGAAAGACAATAAATAACAACTAAAAAACGGAAGAAAATGTGGACTCAGAAAGAGTCTCCGAtctaaaatctgaaatttattTGTGAAGATCATATTCCTCTCAGATAGTAGATTTTAAAAActgaatatttttctttataatatcaaagattaaaaaaaattggcttattaattaaaaaattactgataaaaaacaaaagaaaatatggcttattttcaaataaactaATGCGGGAATGGTGTCTATCCCGTAAAATAATTTGAGtttataatgatttattttattttaatttatttaaaaatgatcTAGAACCCCTAAATTTTGTGGTTATCATTCACTCAAAACGTGGCTTTTTCTTTCTCCAATGGAATGATGATGTTTCGATTTAATGTGTTCTAATGTCTTTTTTTGATATAGTTCATCGGGATGAGGGAAAGAACCACGTGCTAATTGATCATTTAATTCATTATTACTATCTTATCACATAGGTCCTATGTGGATGTATGCTTAAGTCAAACACAAATGATTTTgtaaagaataaattaataaatttttattataaatatatatatatattttttataaaaacaagtgACAAGATACTAttccttatttttaataaagatgTAATTTAAACTATAATGCATTAAAAGTATAAGCATAT containing:
- the LOC120281656 gene encoding transcription factor MYB59-like isoform X1, producing the protein MVGVMKEETRKGPWTEQEDMQLVCYVSLFGERRWDFLAKVSGLNRTGKSCRLRWVNYLHPGLKRGRMTPHEERLVLELHSRWGNRWSRIARKLPGRTDNEIKNYWRTHMRKKAQERRRNGIMLSPTSSKTSSTSSSSSSSSSSSTTSSCCSSCLTTPPLKSTQASGGEEMMKKECSLDEFWKEIASTSEAVNGLSFEDCKDEVYGNICCYPPIPSPVCEYYSLWKIDEEELRMFPPMGGPPSHLTNMN
- the LOC120281656 gene encoding transcription factor MYB59-like isoform X2 yields the protein MDRTRRHATGLNRTGKSCRLRWVNYLHPGLKRGRMTPHEERLVLELHSRWGNRWSRIARKLPGRTDNEIKNYWRTHMRKKAQERRRNGIMLSPTSSKTSSTSSSSSSSSSSSTTSSCCSSCLTTPPLKSTQASGGEEMMKKECSLDEFWKEIASTSEAVNGLSFEDCKDEVYGNICCYPPIPSPVCEYYSLWKIDEEELRMFPPMGGPPSHLTNMN